The Mycolicibacterium cosmeticum DNA window GCACCTGCCTGCACCGCGGTTGCATACCCACCAAGGCCCTGTTGCAGTCGGCCGAGGTCGCCGAAACCGTGCGGGAATCCGCCCGTTTCGGCATACGGGCCAGCCTGGACCACATCGACCCCGACGGGGTGGGCAGGTACCGGGACGGCGTGGTCAACGCATTGTTCCGCGGCCTGTCCGGGCTGGTGGCCGGCCGCGGCATCGAACTGATCGCCGGCACGGGTCGGCTGGTTTCACCGACCACGGTGACGGTCACACTGCCCGACGGCGCCGAACGCAGCGTCTCGGGTGCCCACATCGTCATCGCCACCGGGTCGGTGCCCCGCCACATCCCCGGTATCACCGCCGACGGCCGACGGATCATCACCAGCGACGAGGCACTGAACCTCGACGCCGTCCCGCGCAGCGCCATCGTGCTCGGCGGCGGAGCCATCGGTTGCGAATTCGCCACGGTGTGGCACTCGTTCGGCGCGGACGTGACGATCATCGAAGCCCTCCCGCATCTGGTGCCGACCGAAGAGGAGGCCGCCAGCGCGTCGCTGGAGAAAGCGTTCACCCGCCAAGGCATTTCGCTGCGGCTGGGAGCCAAGGTCACCGATGCGACGCCATCGGCCGAGGGTGTCACCGTGACCCTGGACGACGGATCCACCCTGTCCGCCGACCTGGTGCTGGTGGCGATCGGCCGGGCACCCGTCACCGAGGGTATCGGCCTGGACACGGTCGGTCTCGAAACCGACCGTGGCTACCTCAAGGTCGACGAGCACTGCCGCACGTCGGTACCGTCCATCTTCGCCGTCGGCGATGTTATTCCCACCTTGCAGCTGGCCCATGTGGGGTTCGCCGAGGGGATCATGGTGGCCGAGACCCTCGCCGGTCTGGACCCGGCGCCGATCGACTATCCGGGTATTCCGCGAGTCACCTACTCGCATCCCGAAGTGGCCTCGGTGGGGATGACCACGAAGATGGCCACCGAGCGTGGCTACCAGGTCGAGGACGTCGTCTACGACCTGGCCGGCAACGGTAAGGCCCGGATCCTCGGGTCGTCGGGCATCGTGAAAGTCGTGGCCGCCAAGGGCGGTCCCGTCCTCGGCGTGCACATGGTCGGCAAACGCGTCGGCGAACTGATCTCCGAAGCCCAGCTGATCGTCAACTGGGATGCCCGCCCCGACGAAGTGGCCCAACACATCCACGCCCACCCCACCCTGTCGGAAGCCGTCGGGGAAGCGCATCTCGCGTTGGCGGGCAAACCGCTGCACACCCACAGCTGATCACCACACCTGAAAGGGATCCCATGCCGAACAAGACCGTCACCGTCGGCTCATCGGTCGGGCTGCACGCCCGCCCCGCCGCCATCATCGCCGAGGCGGCCGCCAAGGCCGGAGGCACGGTGACCCTGGCCCGGGACGGGGGTGACCCGGTCGACGCGGGCTCGGCCCTGATGATCATGACGTTGGGCGCCGGCCACGGCACCCCGGTCACGGTGACCGCCGATGACGACGACACCGTCGCCCTGATCGCCGACCTGGTGGCTCGCGACCTCGACGCCTGACCGGGCACCGCCCGCACGTTCCGCTAGCATGCTGTGACCGGAGCGAGCGGGAGGAGGTGGGCGGTGGCGAATCAGAAATTCGGCAACGTCCCGCTGCCCCATGCGCGGCTGCCCCGGTGGCACAGCACCACCGCGACCCGTAGCCACGGCCGCGAGCGACCGGACTGGGCGCTCATCGTGCCGATCCCGGCCTCGCTGACCACCAACCGGGAGCTGCTGTTCACCCGCTTCGGCGATACCGTGCCGCTGGTGCAGTGCCTGCAGAGCCGGATCGTGGCCGGACGTCCCGACGCCGACGCCGTCATCGCCGTCGCCGAGGCGCTGCATGCCGACGTCAAGGCCGTGCTGGCCGCCCATGACGTGCGGGTCAAGGTGACCTCGGTGCCCGGCACGGCGACCCGGGAGGATTGCCTGTCGGCGGCCCTGGCGCAGGTCGACGACGCCGTGGAATACGTGCTGGTACACGATATTCGGCGGCCGCTGGCCTCCACCGACCTGGCCGACCGGGTACTGGATGGGTTGCGCGACGGCAACGATGTCGTCGTTCCCGCCCTGGCGATGGTCGACAGCGTCAAAACGGTGGACGCGGCCGGCGCGGTGACCGAAACGGTGGACCGCTCGCGGCTGCGTTCGGCGCAGTATCCCCGCGGTTTCCATCGTCGGCATCTGACCGCGATGCTGGCCGGCGTCGAGGCGGCCGACGATTTCGACGAACTCACCCTGGCCCGCCGCGCCGGGGTGGCACCCGCCGTCATCGACGGGGATCCCGACGCGTTCATCCTCGATATCCCTCGCGATATCGAGCTCGCCGACGCGATCTTGGGCTGCCGGCTGGCCCAGCAACGCTGAGCGATTCAGCCCCGCAATACGGTGACGATCTCCCGCAGGATCTTCACCGGCTGGCTCAGCACGGCCCCGGGCAGCGCCACCAATGTCTGCACGGGGTGCCGGCGCAGCCGATTCACCCACCGGCCCGGTTTCGACAACACGCGCAGTTCCAGATCGTGGATATAGGCGTGCCGCAGGTCGTGTTCGGGATGGTGCCGCTGCGCGCCACAGTTGCCGCATTCGGTGGACACCAGCAGCCGGCCCGCGTACCGCAAGGTGTGCTCGGTTTCCAAACCGCACTCGCTGCACCGTAATTGCGCTAACTCACGTCCCTCCATCGGTGGCCTTTCAACTCGTCACTTGAGCCGGTGATGGGCGCCGGCGAGCAGCCGCTCGGCCAGAAACAGATCCTGGGAAAAGGTCACCTTCATGTTCCTCGGGTCACCCTGGAAGGAACGCACTTCGATATCGGAGAACTTCTCCACGCTCGAGGAGGTGTCGGTGCCCTCGAACTGTTCGGCGTCGGCGGCACGATAGGCGTGCAACAGCGGCAGCGCCTGGAACGCCTGGGGTGTCTGCACACGGACATGGCGGTCCTCGGGACGCAGGTCACCGAGATTCCCGGCCTCGTCCATGGTGACCAGGTCGCGGACCTCCACCCCGGGCACCGCACCACCGAACTGACGGGCCACGGTGATCGCCGAACGCATCATGCCCGGACCGGCCAGCGGGCGGGCGGCGTCGTGGATGAGCACGATGTCGACCGCCCCCGATTCGATATCGGCGGCGAGGTATTGCAAAGCGCGGTACTCGGATTGGTGCCGCGACGACCCGCCGTCGATGATCTCGACCGGCAGATCCGGCACCTCACGGTCGAGGGTGCTGGTGGCCCGGGCACGATCGTCGGCCCGGATCACCAGGATGGTGCGCACCAGTTCGGGAACCTCGGCGATCGAACTCAACGACCACGACAGCATCCGTCGGCCCGCCAAGGGCAGATACGCCTTGTTGCGGTCGGCGCCCATCCGGGTGCCGCTGCCTGCGGCGAGCACGACGGCGACCGCGCCCGGTCGCGACTTTCTCACCACCGATCCACCCTAGACCACCGGCAGATCCGGGTGTGGGGCATCATTGCGCTTGGCTGACCGAGGACATGTGGAAATCCGGGATCCGCAACGACGGCATGGTGGCCCGGGTGGCCCAATCACCCCACTCGCGTGGCAGGGTCGGCTCGCTGACCCCCGCCTCGGTGGCCCGGCGCAACAGGTCCAGCGGGCTTTCGTTGAACCGGAAGTTGTTGACGGCGGCGGTCACCTCGCCGTCCTCGATCAGGTACACCCCGTCCCGGGTCAGGCCGGTGAGCAGCAGCACCGCCGGGTCGACGGTGCGGATGTACCACAACGTGGTCAGCAGCAGGCCGCGCTCGGTCGCGGCGATCATGTCGGCCAGCGTCGCCGAGCCGCCGGTCATCAGCAGGTTCTCCGCCGGAACCGTCACCGGCACACCGAATTCGGCCGCGGCCGAGCGGGGGTAGGCCAACGCGTTGATCACCCCGTCGCGCAGCCAGTCCACCCGGCCGATGTCCAGCCCGTTGTCGAAGATGGACACCCGCTCCGAGGAACTCGGCACCGCGACGAAGGGCAGGCATTCCTGGCCGGGGGCCCGCGGATCGGAGTACAGCGTCAGCGGCAGATCGGTCAGCTTCTCCCCCACCCGGGTGCCGCCGGGCGCCGACAGTGCGGTGCGGCCCTCCTGTGCGCCGCGACCGTCCATGCTCCAACCCAGGTAGATCAGCATGTCGGCCACCGTCGACGGCGGCATCAGCGTCTCGTACCGCCCGGCGGGCAGTTCTACCGTCTTGGCCGCCCACCCCAGCCGCAGCGAAAGCTCTTCCAGCAGAGCGTCGGTGGGCACGTCGATGTAGTCGGCGGTGCCCACCCCGGCCCACGCGCTCGCGGTGCCGCGTTTGGCATTGATCTCCACCGAACCGGTCGGCTGGGTGTAGCGGCGCCGCAGACCGGACGACGTCGCGACGAACGTCGTCTCCAGCACGTGCCGCGCATACCCGTACAACGTGTCCGGCCCCCGGAAGCCGCGACCCAAACTCGTTGCCACATCGGCGAACACGTCGGCCCCGGTGACCGGAACGGGAGCGTCCCAGTCGGCGGGAGCGTCACCGGCGGGCAGTGCGGACGCGGGGTCGCTGGCCGCCGGCGCCGCCAGGGCCGCGTCCTGGGAGGCCGACACCAGACCGTCGATCGCGGACGGATCGACCTCCGCGGAGGTCACCGACCCGACGTGGGCGTCGTTACCGCGGCGCACCACCGAGATCACCGTGGTGGTCCGTCCACGGGATTCTCCATTGGTGGTCATGGAGTTGCCGGCCCACCGCAGCGATGCGTCGGATCGGTCGGTGACGATGACGGTGGTCTCGTCGGCCTTGCCGCGCCGCGCCGCTTCGACCAACACGGCATCGACGACGTGCTGGGGGCTGATCATGCGCGGCCGCCTTCTGCTTGGGTGTTCAGCACATTCACTCCACGGAACAGGGCCGACGGGCAGCCGTGGCTGACCGCGGCCACCTGACCCGGCTGCGCCTTGCCGCAGTTGAACGCCCCGCCCAGCCGCCAGGTCGACGGCCCGCCCACCGCCTCCATCGAACCCCAGAACTCGGTGGTGGTGGCCTGGTAGGCGACATCGCGCAGCTGCCCGTCCAGCCGGCCGTCGGTGATCTTGAAGAACCGCTGACCGGTGAACTGGAAGTTGTAGCGCTGCATGTCGATCGACCACGATTTGTCGCCGACGATGTAGATGCCGTCGCGCACCCGGGCGATCAGATCGGCGGTGCTCAGGTCTTCGGAGCCCGGTTGCAGCGACACGTTGGCCATCCGCTGGATGGGTACATGGTGTGGCGAATCCGCGTACGAGCACCCATTGGAACGCTGTACCCCCAAGCGCGGCGCGAACACCCGGTCCAGCTGGTAGCCGACGAAGATGCCGTCGCGCACCAGATCCCAGCTCTGCGCGCGCACCCCCTCGTCATCGAAACCGATGGTGGCCAAACCGTATTCGACCGTGCGGTCGGCCGTCACGTTCATCACCGGGGAGCCGTAGGTCATGGTGCCCAGTTTGTCCGGGGTGGCGAACGACGTGCCCGCGTACGCGGCCTCGTATCCGATCGCCCTGTCGTATTCGGTGGCGTGCCCGATCGATTCGTGGATGGTGAGCCACA harbors:
- a CDS encoding IspD/TarI family cytidylyltransferase, whose translation is MRKSRPGAVAVVLAAGSGTRMGADRNKAYLPLAGRRMLSWSLSSIAEVPELVRTILVIRADDRARATSTLDREVPDLPVEIIDGGSSRHQSEYRALQYLAADIESGAVDIVLIHDAARPLAGPGMMRSAITVARQFGGAVPGVEVRDLVTMDEAGNLGDLRPEDRHVRVQTPQAFQALPLLHAYRAADAEQFEGTDTSSSVEKFSDIEVRSFQGDPRNMKVTFSQDLFLAERLLAGAHHRLK
- a CDS encoding HPr family phosphocarrier protein — its product is MPNKTVTVGSSVGLHARPAAIIAEAAAKAGGTVTLARDGGDPVDAGSALMIMTLGAGHGTPVTVTADDDDTVALIADLVARDLDA
- a CDS encoding IspD/TarI family cytidylyltransferase, with the translated sequence MANQKFGNVPLPHARLPRWHSTTATRSHGRERPDWALIVPIPASLTTNRELLFTRFGDTVPLVQCLQSRIVAGRPDADAVIAVAEALHADVKAVLAAHDVRVKVTSVPGTATREDCLSAALAQVDDAVEYVLVHDIRRPLASTDLADRVLDGLRDGNDVVVPALAMVDSVKTVDAAGAVTETVDRSRLRSAQYPRGFHRRHLTAMLAGVEAADDFDELTLARRAGVAPAVIDGDPDAFILDIPRDIELADAILGCRLAQQR
- the lpdA gene encoding dihydrolipoyl dehydrogenase, whose amino-acid sequence is MSGRDDTSDVDLIVLGGGSGGYAAALRAAELGMRVAVIEKDKLGGTCLHRGCIPTKALLQSAEVAETVRESARFGIRASLDHIDPDGVGRYRDGVVNALFRGLSGLVAGRGIELIAGTGRLVSPTTVTVTLPDGAERSVSGAHIVIATGSVPRHIPGITADGRRIITSDEALNLDAVPRSAIVLGGGAIGCEFATVWHSFGADVTIIEALPHLVPTEEEAASASLEKAFTRQGISLRLGAKVTDATPSAEGVTVTLDDGSTLSADLVLVAIGRAPVTEGIGLDTVGLETDRGYLKVDEHCRTSVPSIFAVGDVIPTLQLAHVGFAEGIMVAETLAGLDPAPIDYPGIPRVTYSHPEVASVGMTTKMATERGYQVEDVVYDLAGNGKARILGSSGIVKVVAAKGGPVLGVHMVGKRVGELISEAQLIVNWDARPDEVAQHIHAHPTLSEAVGEAHLALAGKPLHTHS
- a CDS encoding TldD/PmbA family protein yields the protein MISPQHVVDAVLVEAARRGKADETTVIVTDRSDASLRWAGNSMTTNGESRGRTTTVISVVRRGNDAHVGSVTSAEVDPSAIDGLVSASQDAALAAPAASDPASALPAGDAPADWDAPVPVTGADVFADVATSLGRGFRGPDTLYGYARHVLETTFVATSSGLRRRYTQPTGSVEINAKRGTASAWAGVGTADYIDVPTDALLEELSLRLGWAAKTVELPAGRYETLMPPSTVADMLIYLGWSMDGRGAQEGRTALSAPGGTRVGEKLTDLPLTLYSDPRAPGQECLPFVAVPSSSERVSIFDNGLDIGRVDWLRDGVINALAYPRSAAAEFGVPVTVPAENLLMTGGSATLADMIAATERGLLLTTLWYIRTVDPAVLLLTGLTRDGVYLIEDGEVTAAVNNFRFNESPLDLLRRATEAGVSEPTLPREWGDWATRATMPSLRIPDFHMSSVSQAQ